The following are encoded together in the Oncorhynchus kisutch isolate 150728-3 linkage group LG8, Okis_V2, whole genome shotgun sequence genome:
- the LOC109895436 gene encoding CD276 antigen — translation MLSLLLPMLLAVQALAVLEVQVPELPVVALYGMDTTLNCSFSHASPFNLSDLSVFWQLTDTKRTVHSYWASQDQLADQGERYANRTSLYPSQLGTGNTSLLLRGVRVADEGSYTCFVRVEAYGSAALLLQVAAPYSKPLVTLEPDSNLRPGDKVALTCVAYGGYPEADVLWQDGGGHNLTDNVTTSLVANEEGLFSMRSVLTVTLEPNSTYSCRLTNPLLGEDGHASVTITGQNMVFPPVALWVTVGLAVCLLGLLIALAAVCRRKIKESCEEDRAAKELEEAKELQEEEQSKTAMTPLKS, via the exons ATGCTGTCCCTCCTGCTGCCCATGCTGCTTGCTGTGCAAGCTCTCG cTGTCCTAGAAGTGCAGGTCCCAGAGCTGCCAGTGGTTGCGCTGTACGGCATGGACACCACCCTCAACTGTTCCTTCAGCCACGCCTCTCCCTTCAACCTGTCTGACCTCAGTGTCTTCTGGCAGCTGACGGACACCAAGCGCACTGTGCACAGCTACTGGGCTAGCCAGGACCAGCTGGCAGACCAGGGAGAGCGCTATGCCAACCGCACCAGCCTGTACCCCTCCCAGCTGGGCACGGGCAACACCTCGCTCCTCTTGAGGGGGGTCCGGGTGGCCGACGAGGGTAGCTACACCTGCTTCGTCAGGGTGGAGGCCTACGGTAGTGCAGCCCTACTGCTCCAGGTAGCAG ccccctATTCCAAGCCTCTGGTGACCCTGGAGCCGGACTCTAACCTGCGGCCGGGTGACAAGGTGGCGCTGACCTGCGTGGCGTACGGTGGCTACCCTGAGGCTGACGTACTGTGGCAGGATGGGGGCGGGCACAACCTGACGGACAACGTCACCACCTCCCTGGTGGCCAATGAGGAGGGGCTTTTCAGCATGCGCAGTGTCCTGACTGTCACCCTGGAGCCCAATAGCACTTACAGCTGCAGACTGACCAACCCATTATTGGGTGAGGACGGCCACGCCTCCGTCACcatcacag gtCAGAACATGGTGTTTCCCCCGGTGGCTCTGTGGGTGACGGTGGGCCTGGCTGTGTGTCTGCTGGGTCTGCTCATCGCCCTGGCTGCAGTCTGCCGTAGGAAGATCAAGGAGAGCTGTGAGGAGGACAGAGCAG